CGATTGCGGGCTCGGGATGAAGCCGAAGCGTTCGAGATAGGCACTCTCCTTGATCATGCCCGGCTTCGAGAACAGATGGAGGCGCGGCTGCTCCAGCGCCAAGAACCATTCATAGGGCACCGGGAAGGTCGCGGTGCCCTGGCTGGCATGATGGAACCAGTGCCGGTCCTTCAGCGACCAGTTCTGCTCGAGCCAGAAGGCGGCCTTGGTCTCCGGGACCGCGGGCAAGGGCGGCGGCAAGAGATTTACGAGAATTCCCTTCTGCGGCAGCACGGCACGAACCTGATTGGGGAATTCGGCCACCGCGACGAGGGTCACGAGGCCGATGGCGATCAGCAGGGCCGCAAGCTTGAGGGCGCCCCGCACCACGCGCTGGCAGGTCGACAGTATCGGTTGCGATACGAGCCGCTGGTTGATCCGCGCGGGGAGTTGCCGCTCATTGAACAGCGTGCGGACGTCGGCAACGCCGAGATAGCGATCCTCGCCCGTGCCTTTGCCGATGATCTTCAGGAGGATTGGCCATTCGAACTTCATCAGCAGCGGGTAGTACCAGCGCGCGGCGCTGCCGGCGCGCTTGAGGTTGTCGCGCATGAAGATTTCGATTTCCGAAGCGTTGAGGCCCGGCTCGGCGCCGCCGTTCGGATCGGTGTAAGTCCGGCCGAAACTCGCGAACCGGGCGATCTGGTCCTCGTTGACCTTGCCGTCGACGCCGAGGATGCGGGAGCCGGCACCGCGCTTGTCCAGCGGGCCGCCGCGCAGCGCATCGAGCTGTGCGCCCGAAAAGATGCTTTTGAGGATGTGACCGAGACCGTTGGCGATGAGCGCCACGCCGCGGACCTGAAGCCGGGCAGACGCCTTCTTCAGCCCGGTTTCGCCGGTCGCATTCGCGATCGTTTCCGACAGCTTGCCGAGTGGGACAGTGCCGCCGTCGACAAAGCCCTCGCCGACGAGGCCGCGCAGGAATGGGCAGGGATTGTTCGGCGAGACCTGGATCGAGGGGTCGAGCGGCGGCTTCGAAGCGGGGTCGTGCATGGCCCAAAATCCTGAAAACAGCGAATCGTGAAAAGAGGCGCCGATAAGGCGCGGAAAATCCTAACAAACCGACAGCGGACTATACTACTTCAGCGTGTGGCGAAGTGTGGTCCATTTCACTGTCCTGTCAACAAGAGCAGGTTCTTCCGGCCGTCAGGATTCGGCGGCGCGTTTGACGTCGCTCTGAATCAGGGTCAGCTTGGCGAGCGGCACGCCGGCCTTCAGCAGTCCCTCGCGATAGTGGGCGAGATCCTCGGGCCGTTTCCAGTGGAAGTTGCGCAAGTGACGATCGACATTGAGGGTCGGGTAGTTGCCCATCAGCACGCCGGTCGCCTCGCTCGCCTCGGCGGTCCGCCCCAATTGTGCCAGGGCCGCGGCGCGGATCGCCAGCGCCTGCATGTGGTTCGGGTTGATGTAGAGCTGCTCGCGCGCCCATGACAGGGTCGCGTCATATTGGCGCAACAGATAATGACTGAAGGCGTTCAGCGCCGCCCATTGGTAACGCGGGTCGCTGTTGTCGCGCTGCGCGGCCATCGAGAACAGCTCGATCGCCTCCCGGTGCTCGCCGATGACGAAATGGCAGATGCCCAGCACGCCGCGCGCGCCGTTGTCGTAGGGATTGAGCGCGACCGCGCGCTTGGCCGCGTCCATCGCGGCTTCGTAATGCCCCTCCAATGCGTGCGTCCAGGACAGGATCGAGAACGCGAAGGAGGAGCGCGGGTCGAGCCGGACGCTGGTCTCAGCCAGGTTCATTGCCTCGGCCCACATCTCGCGCGTGCCCTTGATCCAGCCGAACTGGATGCTCTGGATCTGGATCGTGGCGAGATAGGCATGCGCGATCGACAGTTTGGGATCGACACTGATGGCTTCCCGGAACAGGTCGATGGCGGCAGTCAGGTCCTCCTTGGTCTGCCGATAGTAGTGCGACAGTCCCTTGAGGAAGCGATCCCAGGCGGTGACGTCCGTCGAGAGCCGCGCGGGCGCCGAGGCTTCCGCCCGGACGATCTCGGTGGCGATGGCAGCGGACAGATTGGTCGTGATCTCGTCCTGCATCGCGAAGAAGTCGCCGATGTCGCGGTCGTAGCGGCCGGTCCAGAGCTGCTCGCCGGTCTCCGGCGCGATCAGCTCGGCGGTGACGCGGATCTTGGCTCCGGCGCGCCGCACCGAACCCTGGATCAAATAGGTGGCGTCGATCTCGCGTGCGATCAGGCGGGTGCTGGTGTTCCTGCCCTTGAAAGGGAAGGTCGAGTTACGGCTCAGCACGCGATAGAAGGATTGCAGCGACAGCGCGTGGATCAGATCCTCGGTGAGGCCGTCGGAGAAATATTCGTCCTGGGCATCGCTGAGATTGGCGAAGGGCAGCACGCCGACGATCGCGGTGCGGTACTGTTGCGAGAGGGTGGATGCCTCCCGAAGCTCGGGCGCGAGCGCCGGCGCACCCTCGGCTGTCCAGGTCCAGACCCCGACCGGGTCCTTGATGTTCTTGAAGCGATGATTGCCGGCATCGACCAGCGGCACGGGGAGATGCTTGCTCGCCTCCTTGTAGGCCTTGGCCGAGATCGCAAAGCCGCCTGGGCTTGCCACCGATTCCAGCCGGACTGCAATGTTGACGTCGTCACCGAAAACTTCGTCTTCGTCGGCGATGACGTCGCCCATGTGGATGCCGAGGCGGAACTGCATGGTGCGGTCGGCCGGCAGGTGGCGGTTACGCTCCGCCATCAGCGTCTGCATCGCGATGGCGGCCTCTGCGGCCCCGACGATCGAAGGGAACTCCAGCAGGAAGCCGTCGCCGGTGTTCTTCACGACGCGGCCGCCGTGATTGAGGATGATGGGATGGATCGCGCTGCGATGGGCCTTGAAGGCAGCATGGGTGCCGGCCTCGTCGCTGCCCATCATGCGCGAATAGCCGGCGACATCGGCGCAGACGATGGCAGCCAGACGTCTTTCCATAGTCCCGGAGCTCCAAGGGAAGGCAAACCGGCCGCAGCGTGGCAGTCGCCCCGAATCCCGCATTTCAAGAACCAGCCTTTATAATGCAGATGCGGCCGAGCGGAAGTATGATCCGCCTTGCAAATTCGAGGTAAATCCTACGCAACCCCGCCGGTGGACGGCGAGGGGCGAACCGACTAAGCGGAACTGCGACCGCCCGGACGGCGGCAGCAGAGGCACCTTGCATGCTGGGCATTCACGAAATCTGGCTTTTCATCCTGTCGGGCGTGCTGCTCAACATCACGCCGGGGCCTGATTCCGTCTACGTCATCGGCCGCAGCATGCAGATGGGCTGGCGGGGCGGAGCCGCGGCCGCATTCGGCATCAGTTGCGGCTGTTTTGTCCATGTCGCGGCCGCTGCGATCGGCCTTTCGGCCCTGCTGATGGCCTCGTCGACCGCCTTCTCGATCCTGAAGCTGGTCGGCGCGGCCTATCTCGTGCTCACCGGGCTGCAGATGCTGTGGTCGCGCCCGGTGCTGGCGGCGGCGCTCGACGAGCCGGTGCGGAGCTCGCTGCGGCGGGTCTTCCTCCAGGGGGTCTTCACCAACGCGCTCAATCCCAAGGTCGCGCTGTTCTTCCTGGCCTTCCTGCCGCAATTCGTCGCAGCCGATGCGACCCACAAGCCGCTCGCCTTTCTGGCGCTCGGCCTGATCTTCATCTTTACGGGGACGCTTTGGTGCCTGGTGCTGGCCGCGTTCGCGGCCAAAGCCGCCCACCGCCTGCGCGAGTCCGAAGGCGTGATCGCCTGGGTCAACCGCGGCTTGGGCTGCCTCTTCATCTATCTCGGCATCCGCGTCGCCATGCTGGAGACGCGGTAAGCTCGTTCGAACGAATGAGGGAAGCTGCGTAGGGTGGGCAAAGGCGCACTTGCGCCGTGCCCACCACCTCTTTCGGTCACGAAAAATGCGTGGGCACGCTTCCGCCTTCGCTCTGCGAGCTACGGCGTACAAGTCGCTTTGCCCACCCTACGTTCTGCCTTATGCAAACTCCTTCATCAGTGCGCTGCCGGCGAGATAGAAGCCGAGCAGGATCATCGCGATCAGGAACCAGCGGCGGAACGCTTCGGCCGGCATTCGTGCGCGCACCGATTGGCCGATGAACATGCCGGCAAAGGCCATGGCCATGCCAACGGCACCGGGCACGGCATTGGCCGGCGTCAGCAATCCGCTGGCGGTGAGGTTGAAGGCGAGCGCCAGCGTTGCCGTCGTGAAGAACACGCCGAGCGCCTGCACCAGCTCGTCCTTTTCCATGCCGATCGCCTGCATGAACGGCATCGAGGGGATCACTTGCACGCCTGTCGAGGCCGAGATCACGCCGGTGACGACACCGACCACGCCGCCGATCCATTTCTCGTTCTTGGGCGCGACGTGGAACTGGAATTTGTTCAGCCCGATGATGGCGTAGATCACCAGGAGCACGCCGAGCACGATCGTGCCGTAGCGGGCATGCGGGCCGGTCAGCGCGCCGGCATTGAGCCAGCAGCCGATCACGGTGCCGATCATCAGCGGCCACAGCCGCCTCAGGATGTCGCGCAGATAAGGACCGACGAAGGTCTGCCAGATGTTGGTGACGATGGCGGGCACGATGACGATGGCGATCGCCCGGCTGGGCGCCATGCTGACCGCGAGCAGGCCCATGGACACCGTCGGCAGGCCGAGGCCGACCACGCCCTTGACGAATCCGGCGAGGAGGAAGACGGCGGCGATGAGGATGAGAAGCGGGTCGATCATCCGGGCACATTGACCGAAGCCGCGCCGGCGCACAATCTGGAGGTTACGGAGTAAGCCTTCGTTCCAGACGAAGTCTGCGGAGACCCGCCATGGAGACTTGACATGCGTTTCGACCTCGTCGACCTCCAGCTCTTCATCGCGGTCGCCGACCAGCGCAGCATCACCCGCGGCGCGGAGCGGTCGCATCTGGCGCTGGCCTCGGCCAGCGCGCGCATCAAGGGGCTCGAGGACGCGCTCGGCGTCGCGCTGCTCAAGCGCGGCCGGCGCGGCGTCGAGCTGACCGCGGCCGGCGAGAGCCTGCTCGACCATGCGCGGCTGGTGATCCACCAGATCGACGCCATGCGCGGCGATCTGGCCGGCTTTGCCTCCGGCGTGCGCGCCAGCGTGCATTTCCTCGCCAACACGTCGGGCCTGTCGGAGCATCTGCCCAAGGCGCTCGCCGGCTTCCTGCGCGAGCATCGCGACATCGCGGTCGACATCGAGGAGCGCGAAAGCACCGACATCGCAGCCGCGATCACCGCGGGCGCGGCCGATCTCGGCTTCGCCGCCGAGCACGCGCTGCCCGACCACATCGAGCGCTTCCTGTTCAGCGAGGACCGCCTGGCGCTGGTGACGTCGAAACGCGGCCCGTTCGCCGGCCGCCGCCAGATCGATTTCCAGGAAGCGGGGGCGTGCGACTTCGTCGGCCTCACCAGCGCCACCGCGCTCCAGATGCATATTTCGAAGCACGCGGCGAGGCTCGGCATGCGCCCGCATTTCCGCGCGCGCCTGCGGGATTTCGACGCGATCTGCCAGATGGTCGCCGCCGATGTCGGCGTTGCCCTCGTGCCCGAAGCCGCAGCCCGCCGCTGCGCCAAGCTGATGCCGCTCGCTATCGTCCGCCTGCGCGATGCCTTCGCCAACCGCAGGCTCGTGATCTGCGCGCGCAGCTTCAAGGCGCTGCCGCGGCCGGCGAAGCTGCTGGTAGAGCATTTGAGGGCGGAGGCGGTGTGAGGAGGACTCTTACCCTCCCCTGGAGGGGGAGGGTCGGCTCACATTGAGCGTAGCGAAAATGTGAGACGGGGTGGGGTGACGGTCTCTCGGCATCGAACACTGCCCGAGGGGAGAGATCACCCCACCCCGCTCGCGCTGCGCGCAATCGACCCTCCCCCTCTAGGGGAGGGTAAGAGAGCTACTTCGCCGTCTCCACCCCGGCGTCCTTGATCACCTTCGCCCACTTCTTCGTCTCGTCCGCGATAAATGCGCGAAAATGCCCCGGCTCGTCGCCGACCAGCGTCGCGCCTTGCGCCGCGAGCTTTTCCTTCACTGCCGGATCCGCCATGGCCTTGGTGGCGAGAGCATGCAGCGCCGCGACGATCTCGTTCGGCGTGCCCTTCGGCGCGACCATGCCGTACCAGTTCTCGACGCGCAGATCGGGAAAACCGGCTTCCGAGAGCGCCGGCACATCGGGTGCCGTCGGCGCGCGCGCGGCCGAGCCGATCGCGATCGGCCGCAACGCGCCCGCCTTGACCTGCGGCAGCAGCACGGGGAGATCGAGGAACGTCATCTGCACCTGCTGGCCGAGCAGGTCGTTCACCGCCGGCGCCGCCCCGCGATAGGGCACATGCACGATGTCGATCTTGGCCGTCAGCTTGAACAATTCGCCGGCGAGGTGCGGCAGGCTGCCGGGGCCGGAGGAGGCGAAGTTGAGCCTGCCGGGCTGTGATTTTGCCAGCGCGATCAGCTCGCCGATGTCCTTTGCCGGCACGTTGGTGGCGACCACGAGCATTTCCGGCACGGTCGCGACCAGCGTCACCGGCGTGAGATCGGTCAGCGTGTCGTAGGCGACCTTCTCCATGCTCGGGCTGATCGCAAGCGCGCCGGCGCTGGAAATCGCGATGGTGTAACCGTCCGGCGCGGCCTTCGACACCGC
The sequence above is drawn from the Bradyrhizobium amphicarpaeae genome and encodes:
- a CDS encoding LysR substrate-binding domain-containing protein, producing MRFDLVDLQLFIAVADQRSITRGAERSHLALASASARIKGLEDALGVALLKRGRRGVELTAAGESLLDHARLVIHQIDAMRGDLAGFASGVRASVHFLANTSGLSEHLPKALAGFLREHRDIAVDIEERESTDIAAAITAGAADLGFAAEHALPDHIERFLFSEDRLALVTSKRGPFAGRRQIDFQEAGACDFVGLTSATALQMHISKHAARLGMRPHFRARLRDFDAICQMVAADVGVALVPEAAARRCAKLMPLAIVRLRDAFANRRLVICARSFKALPRPAKLLVEHLRAEAV
- a CDS encoding sulfite exporter TauE/SafE family protein; its protein translation is MIDPLLILIAAVFLLAGFVKGVVGLGLPTVSMGLLAVSMAPSRAIAIVIVPAIVTNIWQTFVGPYLRDILRRLWPLMIGTVIGCWLNAGALTGPHARYGTIVLGVLLVIYAIIGLNKFQFHVAPKNEKWIGGVVGVVTGVISASTGVQVIPSMPFMQAIGMEKDELVQALGVFFTTATLALAFNLTASGLLTPANAVPGAVGMAMAFAGMFIGQSVRARMPAEAFRRWFLIAMILLGFYLAGSALMKEFA
- a CDS encoding LysE family translocator, which codes for MLGIHEIWLFILSGVLLNITPGPDSVYVIGRSMQMGWRGGAAAAFGISCGCFVHVAAAAIGLSALLMASSTAFSILKLVGAAYLVLTGLQMLWSRPVLAAALDEPVRSSLRRVFLQGVFTNALNPKVALFFLAFLPQFVAADATHKPLAFLALGLIFIFTGTLWCLVLAAFAAKAAHRLRESEGVIAWVNRGLGCLFIYLGIRVAMLETR
- a CDS encoding Bug family tripartite tricarboxylate transporter substrate binding protein, which gives rise to MKTCRTLLLTCLLLLPTLAFAQNFPTKPIKLIVPFPAGGPNDIIARVIGHRMSELSGQPVLIDNRAGQGGVLGTDAVSKAAPDGYTIAISSAGALAISPSMEKVAYDTLTDLTPVTLVATVPEMLVVATNVPAKDIGELIALAKSQPGRLNFASSGPGSLPHLAGELFKLTAKIDIVHVPYRGAAPAVNDLLGQQVQMTFLDLPVLLPQVKAGALRPIAIGSAARAPTAPDVPALSEAGFPDLRVENWYGMVAPKGTPNEIVAALHALATKAMADPAVKEKLAAQGATLVGDEPGHFRAFIADETKKWAKVIKDAGVETAK
- a CDS encoding adenylate/guanylate cyclase domain-containing protein, producing MERRLAAIVCADVAGYSRMMGSDEAGTHAAFKAHRSAIHPIILNHGGRVVKNTGDGFLLEFPSIVGAAEAAIAMQTLMAERNRHLPADRTMQFRLGIHMGDVIADEDEVFGDDVNIAVRLESVASPGGFAISAKAYKEASKHLPVPLVDAGNHRFKNIKDPVGVWTWTAEGAPALAPELREASTLSQQYRTAIVGVLPFANLSDAQDEYFSDGLTEDLIHALSLQSFYRVLSRNSTFPFKGRNTSTRLIAREIDATYLIQGSVRRAGAKIRVTAELIAPETGEQLWTGRYDRDIGDFFAMQDEITTNLSAAIATEIVRAEASAPARLSTDVTAWDRFLKGLSHYYRQTKEDLTAAIDLFREAISVDPKLSIAHAYLATIQIQSIQFGWIKGTREMWAEAMNLAETSVRLDPRSSFAFSILSWTHALEGHYEAAMDAAKRAVALNPYDNGARGVLGICHFVIGEHREAIELFSMAAQRDNSDPRYQWAALNAFSHYLLRQYDATLSWAREQLYINPNHMQALAIRAAALAQLGRTAEASEATGVLMGNYPTLNVDRHLRNFHWKRPEDLAHYREGLLKAGVPLAKLTLIQSDVKRAAES